From one Butyricimonas faecihominis genomic stretch:
- a CDS encoding ATP-binding cassette domain-containing protein has protein sequence MEEPIVRVEHLSHRYSVQWAIRDINFEINQKGILGLLGSNGAGKSTTMNIICGVLNQTEGTVYINGIDTRKQPVEAKKYIGFLPQKPPLYTDHNVSEYLTYCAHLRLMDDREVKAAVESAMKRCGIAHFSKRLVKNLSGGYQQRLGIAQAIVHNPKLVVLDEPTNGLDPNQILEIRDLIWEIAQDHAVLLSTHILSEIEAICQNIKMIEHGNLIFSGTLDEFHDSVKSNTCIVKLENAPAEGELGNIPGVIKVKKLDEHSFRLQLEQEGEEVAKRVAEICVNRGWRLSEMQMEKVSMDEIFAQLSGKRVVDKF, from the coding sequence ATGGAAGAACCAATTGTAAGAGTGGAGCATTTATCCCATCGCTATAGTGTTCAGTGGGCGATCAGGGATATAAACTTCGAAATTAACCAGAAGGGGATTTTGGGGCTTTTAGGCTCGAACGGGGCGGGGAAGTCGACCACGATGAATATTATCTGCGGGGTATTGAACCAGACGGAAGGAACGGTTTATATTAATGGTATCGATACCCGTAAGCAACCCGTGGAGGCCAAGAAGTACATCGGTTTTCTGCCACAGAAACCGCCATTGTACACGGATCATAACGTGAGTGAATACCTCACGTATTGCGCTCATCTGCGGCTGATGGATGACCGGGAGGTGAAGGCCGCCGTGGAATCGGCCATGAAACGTTGCGGGATCGCTCATTTTAGCAAGCGGCTCGTGAAGAACCTTTCGGGTGGGTATCAACAGCGCTTGGGAATAGCGCAGGCCATCGTGCATAACCCGAAATTGGTGGTGCTGGATGAACCGACAAATGGTTTGGACCCGAACCAGATCTTGGAAATCAGGGATTTGATTTGGGAGATTGCGCAAGATCATGCCGTTTTGCTTTCCACTCATATTTTGTCGGAAATAGAGGCCATTTGTCAGAATATTAAAATGATAGAACACGGTAATTTGATCTTTTCCGGGACACTTGATGAATTTCATGACAGTGTTAAATCCAATACTTGTATTGTGAAGTTGGAGAATGCTCCTGCGGAAGGGGAATTAGGAAATATTCCGGGAGTGATCAAGGTGAAGAAACTCGATGAACATTCTTTCCGGTTGCAGCTCGAACAGGAAGGAGAAGAGGTGGCCAAACGAGTTGCGGAAATTTGTGTGAACCGGGGATGGAGGTTGAGCGAGATGCAGATGGAAAAGGTATCCATGGATGAGATTTTTGCTCAGCTATCGGGAAAACGAGTGGTTGATAAATTTTAA
- a CDS encoding Gldg family protein, with translation MKTIYRIAKSELNSLFCSPIAWLVLVIFTFQMSMTFTDRIIWELKDFVINNREKDGMTAYFLLTGFGTPLFPGVLSYLYLYFPLLTMGLMSREFSSGSIKLLYSSPITSTQIVLGKYLSMMLYGLIMLAIVTVYVVFYMCVLKDFDYPVAITGLIGIYLIMCLYSAVGLFVSCLTSYQVVAAIGTFAALTILQVIGGVLQGVDFWRDITYWICSGPHGPIAGLINSGDVLYYLLMPALFIGMSIMKLQFARQSKPWYTKVVKYLALVVVIVGIGYATSRRNTVCITDLSRDEQLTLTPKSRDILERYKGQELTLTTYVNIMDEHTAARMFPKSRIGDMSVFSKYYRFKPDMKFKYIYYYDHVLNGHSCCAPGEDLEEAARKQAKVNGLDFDDVLSPEEIRKIHDLSGENNQVVRTLEDSEGNWTYLRMFNDLNPYPSEQEISVALLRMKDGAVKMGSLYGHGEREMNKSGDREIGWLFTNGSGRGSLINQGFDPVSVPLTEEWAIPDDVQILLIIDPKEPFSAVELEKIRAYVASGRHLILATDVNRSGVTGELLEDFGVKALPGMLIQPRKDEDPTNINAVFTPQAGAIHPTFAQWASRNYPLSMTGAVGLSYTMDKGYNVVPLVVSPVGSWTELETTDFEGEVPVFNPKAGEINQQLPVVLALTRQLNGKEQRILIFGDADWMTTGEFSKSRYYGVANGPLTTLMCSWMADYQYPTYFPRPAQPDNHLKLSYQSRGTLKVAFVVVFPAVILLLYLLVWFKRRGK, from the coding sequence ATGAAAACAATATATAGAATAGCGAAATCAGAACTAAACTCTTTATTTTGTTCCCCGATAGCTTGGTTAGTGCTGGTCATCTTTACTTTTCAGATGAGCATGACTTTCACGGACAGGATTATATGGGAATTGAAAGATTTTGTCATCAATAACCGGGAAAAGGATGGAATGACGGCTTATTTTCTGCTTACCGGCTTCGGTACGCCATTATTTCCCGGTGTACTTTCCTATTTGTATCTTTATTTTCCGTTGTTGACGATGGGATTGATGAGCCGGGAATTTAGTAGTGGATCCATTAAATTACTATATTCTTCGCCGATTACTAGCACGCAGATCGTGTTGGGGAAATATTTGTCGATGATGCTCTACGGGTTGATCATGCTAGCGATTGTTACGGTTTACGTGGTTTTTTACATGTGCGTGCTGAAGGACTTTGATTATCCCGTGGCGATTACCGGATTGATAGGTATTTACTTGATCATGTGCCTTTATTCAGCTGTGGGATTGTTTGTTTCCTGTTTAACCTCGTATCAAGTCGTGGCGGCTATCGGTACGTTTGCGGCGTTAACCATTTTGCAGGTTATTGGCGGAGTTTTACAAGGAGTGGATTTCTGGAGAGATATAACTTACTGGATTTGTAGTGGACCTCACGGCCCGATAGCCGGGTTAATTAATAGTGGTGACGTGTTATACTATTTGTTAATGCCTGCGCTGTTTATCGGGATGTCCATCATGAAATTGCAGTTTGCTCGGCAGAGTAAACCGTGGTACACGAAAGTGGTGAAGTATTTGGCTTTGGTGGTCGTGATCGTGGGGATTGGTTATGCAACTTCCCGACGAAACACAGTATGTATTACGGACCTTTCCCGTGACGAACAGTTGACACTAACTCCAAAGAGTCGTGATATACTGGAACGTTACAAAGGGCAGGAACTAACACTGACAACCTATGTCAACATCATGGACGAACATACGGCTGCCAGAATGTTCCCGAAGAGTCGGATTGGGGATATGTCCGTGTTCAGCAAATATTACCGTTTCAAACCGGACATGAAGTTCAAATACATTTATTATTACGATCACGTGTTGAACGGGCATTCCTGTTGTGCACCGGGAGAAGATCTAGAAGAGGCTGCCCGAAAACAAGCTAAGGTGAACGGGTTGGATTTTGATGATGTGCTTTCTCCCGAGGAAATACGGAAGATTCATGATTTAAGCGGTGAAAATAATCAAGTTGTCCGTACGCTTGAGGATAGCGAGGGAAACTGGACCTATTTGCGAATGTTCAATGACCTGAATCCTTACCCGAGTGAACAGGAAATATCTGTTGCCCTGTTGCGCATGAAGGATGGAGCCGTGAAAATGGGTTCTCTCTACGGACATGGTGAACGGGAAATGAACAAAAGTGGGGATCGGGAGATCGGGTGGCTTTTCACGAATGGTTCCGGTCGCGGGTCGTTGATTAACCAAGGTTTTGATCCGGTAAGCGTGCCGCTCACGGAAGAGTGGGCGATCCCGGATGACGTGCAAATCCTTTTAATTATAGACCCGAAAGAACCTTTTTCAGCGGTGGAACTGGAAAAAATCCGTGCTTACGTGGCAAGCGGGCGCCATTTGATCCTCGCAACGGATGTTAATCGTTCGGGGGTGACGGGGGAATTACTCGAGGATTTTGGGGTGAAGGCTTTACCCGGAATGTTGATACAACCTCGTAAAGATGAGGACCCGACGAATATTAACGCTGTTTTCACGCCACAGGCAGGAGCGATTCACCCGACGTTCGCCCAGTGGGCAAGCCGCAACTACCCGTTGAGCATGACGGGGGCCGTTGGGTTGAGTTACACGATGGATAAGGGGTATAACGTTGTACCGTTAGTGGTTTCCCCGGTAGGTTCGTGGACTGAATTGGAAACGACGGATTTCGAGGGGGAAGTCCCGGTGTTTAACCCGAAAGCAGGGGAAATCAATCAACAGTTACCCGTGGTGCTTGCCTTGACCCGCCAATTGAACGGGAAGGAGCAGCGTATTTTGATTTTCGGAGATGCTGACTGGATGACGACCGGGGAGTTTAGCAAGAGTAGATATTATGGAGTGGCAAACGGGCCGTTGACAACGCTTATGTGTAGCTGGATGGCTGATTATCAATACCCGACTTATTTTCCTCGCCCGGCACAACCGGATAATCACTTGAAATTGTCCTACCAGTCACGGGGGACCTTGAAGGTGGCGTTTGTTGTTGTCTTCCCGGCCGTGATCTTGTTGTTATATCTTTTGGTGTGGTTTAAGAGAAGAGGTAAGTAG
- a CDS encoding ABC transporter ATP-binding protein has translation MESIVKVEHLSHRYTVDWAIQDINFEVNRKGILGLLGSNGAGKSTTMNIICGVLNQTDGTVYINGIDTRKNPVEAKKNIGFLPQKPPLYSDHTVDEYLEFCAELRLMEPKKIKQAVEMAKERCGIAHFSKRLIRNLSGGYQQRLGIAQAIIHSPKFVVLDEPTNGLDPNQILEIRKLIKEIAVDHAVLLSTHILSEVQAMCDDIKMIEHGHLVFSGTLEEFDNYVKPDTFIVKLDNPPADEDILAIPGVTRLKHLDRNTLRVQFDKRDDITEVVADTCVRHGWGLSEITLERISLEEIFAQLSGKRLIDKF, from the coding sequence ATGGAATCTATTGTAAAAGTAGAGCATTTGTCCCATCGTTACACGGTGGATTGGGCAATTCAAGATATAAATTTCGAGGTGAACCGGAAGGGAATCTTGGGATTATTGGGATCTAACGGGGCGGGAAAGTCCACGACGATGAACATTATCTGCGGCGTGTTGAATCAAACGGATGGCACGGTGTATATTAACGGTATTGATACTCGCAAGAATCCCGTGGAGGCAAAAAAGAATATCGGTTTCCTACCGCAGAAACCACCCTTGTATTCGGACCACACGGTTGATGAATATCTTGAATTTTGTGCGGAATTGCGATTGATGGAACCCAAGAAAATCAAGCAAGCTGTAGAGATGGCCAAGGAACGGTGCGGTATCGCTCATTTCAGCAAGCGGTTGATCCGTAATCTTTCCGGCGGGTATCAACAACGTTTGGGAATAGCGCAAGCCATCATACATAGTCCTAAATTCGTGGTGCTGGACGAGCCGACGAACGGGTTAGACCCGAATCAAATTCTTGAGATTCGCAAGTTGATCAAGGAGATTGCTGTTGATCATGCCGTTTTGCTTTCCACGCATATCCTGTCGGAAGTGCAAGCTATGTGCGACGATATCAAGATGATAGAACACGGGCATCTGGTCTTTTCCGGGACGCTGGAAGAATTCGATAATTACGTGAAACCGGACACGTTTATCGTGAAACTTGACAACCCGCCTGCCGACGAGGATATATTGGCTATCCCCGGGGTGACACGTCTCAAACACTTGGATCGAAACACCTTGAGAGTGCAGTTTGACAAGCGGGACGACATCACCGAGGTGGTGGCCGACACGTGTGTGCGTCATGGTTGGGGATTAAGCGAGATTACGTTGGAAAGAATCTCTTTGGAAGAGATTTTTGCCCAGTTGTCAGGAAAAAGATTGATCGATAAATTTTAA